In one window of Bemisia tabaci chromosome 4, PGI_BMITA_v3 DNA:
- the Coprox gene encoding oxygen-dependent coproporphyrinogen-III oxidase, producing the protein MTNMLKSFFKTLTLSTPSIYSVAYKQNKSKLRHLTAVFFGSGVVLYSLQKNEARMANINSKSHNFMAEPITSWDVLSSREDDMKTKMELFIMKVQADFCRSLEAEEESDKKFIVDRWERKVGGGGITCILQDGQTYEKAGVNISVVHGTLPASAVQQMRARGKKFRSDKLPFYAAGVSSVIHPRNPMVPTVHFNYRYFEVTDDDGSTQWWFGGGTDLTPYYLNEADVVHFHRTLKEACDKHDDSYYPKFKKWCDDYFFITHRGERRGVGGIFFDDIDLPAQNKVFEFVKSCANAVIPSYVPLVKKHKNDGYGYHERQWQLLRRGRYVEFNLIYDRGTKFGLATPEARYESILMSLPLTARWEYMHAPEPGTEEAKLMEVLRNPKDWVKI; encoded by the exons ATGACCAATATGTtgaagtcattttttaaaaccctCACCCTTTCAACCCCCAGCATATATTCAGTTGCATACAAACAAAACAAGTCAAAACTCAG GCATCTGACAGCTGTCTTCTTTGGCTCTGGCGTTGTTCTGTACAGTCTTCAGAAAAATGAAGCTCGGATGGCTAATATTAACAGCAAATCTCACAATTtcatggctgagccaatcaccAGCTGGGATGTTTTGTCTTCCAGAGAAGATGATATGAAAACTAAAATGGAGCTTTTCATCATGAAAGTTCAG GCAGATTTTTGCCGATCCTTGGAGGCTGAAGAGGAGtctgataaaaaattcattgtTGATCGCTGGGAGCGGAAGGTTGGAGGTGGTGGTATCACTTGTATACTGCAAGATGGACAGACTTACGAAAAAGCCGGTGTAAATATATCTGTTGTGCATGGCACTCTTCCTGCCAGCGCTGTGCAACAAATGCGAGCCAG aggcAAAAAGTTTCGTAGTGATAAGTTGCCATTTTATGCAGCTGGGGTGAGTTCTGTGATTCACCCACGGAATCCAATGGTGCCTACAGTCCACTTTAATTACCGGTACTTTGAGGTCACTGACGATGATGGCTCAACACAG TGGTGGTTTGGTGGGGGCACTGACTTGACTCCATACTACCTGAATGAAGCGGATGTAGTTCATTTTCATCGAACATTAAAAGAAGCCTGTGATAAACATGATGATAGTTATTATCCTAAATTCAAGAAATGGTGCGATGATTATTTCTTCATCACTCATAGAG GTGAAAGGAGAGGAGTTGGAGGCATCTTCTTCGATGACATAGACCTACCTGCTCAAAACAAGGTGTTTGAATTTGTCAAATCGTGTGCTAATGCTGTTATACCTTCATATGTGCCTTTAG ttaaaaaacacaaaaatgatGGATATGGCTATCATGAAAGACAATGGCAACTGCTGCGTAGAGGACGTTATGTagaattcaatttaatttacGACCGAGGGACGAAGTTTGGTCTAGCCACTCCAGAGGCTCGCTATGAAAGTATTCTAATGAGCCTGCCCTTAACAGCG AGGTGGGAATACATGCATGCTCCGGAACCTGGAACTGAGGAGGCAAAATTGATGGAAGTACTACGAAACCCTAAAGATTGGGTCAAAATATAG